One part of the Aurantibacillus circumpalustris genome encodes these proteins:
- a CDS encoding glycosyltransferase family 9 protein, producing the protein MQKILIIRFSSIGDIVLTTPVIRCLKEQLPKFVVHYVTKDAFKSILESNPYIDKLHSFKKDVSEIYSDLISENYDLVIDLHKNLRSLRLKQQLKTKSYSFKKLNVQKFLAVNFKLIKTLPTLHIVDRYLETVAEIGVKNDHKGLDFFLKEEDKVNTKDLFFSNTETKFIALVVGGSYYTKKIPVNKLKEICASASLPVIVLGGHEDISIAKELKKEFSYIINACGIFSINQSASLIQQAEWVITSDTGLMHIASAFNKKIITVWGNTIPEFGMGPYLPNTENKILEIKSLSCRPCSKLGYKKCPKDHFKCMNDIDYSFIKKLV; encoded by the coding sequence GTGCAAAAAATTCTGATCATACGTTTTAGTTCTATTGGCGATATTGTGCTAACTACGCCTGTGATAAGGTGTTTAAAAGAGCAATTACCTAAATTTGTAGTGCATTACGTGACAAAGGATGCTTTTAAATCTATTTTAGAATCGAATCCTTATATCGATAAACTACATAGTTTCAAAAAAGATGTTTCGGAAATATACTCAGATCTAATTAGCGAAAACTATGATCTTGTAATTGATCTGCACAAAAACCTAAGGAGTTTACGCTTAAAACAACAGCTCAAAACAAAAAGCTATTCTTTTAAAAAACTTAACGTTCAAAAATTTCTGGCCGTTAATTTTAAATTAATCAAAACTCTACCGACACTTCACATTGTTGATAGATACCTTGAAACAGTAGCAGAAATTGGTGTGAAAAATGACCACAAAGGGTTAGACTTTTTTTTAAAAGAAGAAGATAAAGTAAATACAAAAGATTTATTTTTTAGTAATACCGAAACTAAGTTTATTGCACTTGTTGTTGGCGGATCCTATTACACGAAAAAAATTCCTGTAAATAAGTTAAAGGAGATTTGCGCGTCGGCCTCACTCCCCGTTATAGTGTTAGGAGGCCATGAAGATATTTCGATTGCTAAGGAACTCAAAAAAGAATTTTCCTACATTATAAATGCTTGTGGTATTTTTTCAATCAATCAAAGCGCTTCACTAATTCAGCAGGCTGAATGGGTTATCACCTCAGATACTGGTTTAATGCACATTGCTTCAGCATTTAATAAAAAAATAATTACCGTTTGGGGAAATACAATTCCCGAATTTGGTATGGGGCCCTATTTGCCGAACACTGAAAATAAAATCTTAGAGATTAAATCTTTAAGCTGCCGTCCTTGTTCGAAATTAGGTTACAAAAAATGTCCTAAAGATCATTTTAAATGCATGAACGATATCGACTATTCTTTTATTAAAAAATTAGTCTAG
- a CDS encoding cysteine desulfurase family protein, translating into MNRISNLIYFNNNRTTQIDKSVAEAMRLIEKSEQSKEEVTSKAKQQIGDLLNAASSEILFTSGTTESINLFIKGGFNFLKTKGKHVITNVTEHFATLDCLKELELEDAEVTRLGVDREGLIDLQEFRKAIKKDTIMVCLMAANNETGVIQPVEEIAEICEENGVLFFSDASQFAGKVRCDTKEIGFSGIAFGAHKMYGPAGIGVLYIHQKYAELMDIIKHAYTQELSLAQIAGFGLAAEISSKNYWEDSAHISRLKNYFEHQLLDLQGLTINGSTRTRLYNTSNITFADSEKVILLKERFDFADNVKKPSYVLQSMGLNAEEIKNSFRFSFGKNNTLDEVKSFVEEMLR; encoded by the coding sequence ATGAACAGGATTAGCAATTTAATTTATTTTAATAATAACCGCACAACCCAAATAGATAAATCGGTTGCGGAAGCCATGCGTCTTATTGAAAAATCAGAACAGAGCAAAGAAGAGGTAACCTCTAAAGCAAAACAGCAAATCGGTGATCTTTTAAATGCGGCTTCATCTGAAATACTTTTTACTTCAGGTACTACAGAATCGATAAACCTATTTATAAAGGGAGGTTTTAACTTCTTAAAGACCAAAGGGAAGCATGTTATTACCAATGTAACAGAACATTTTGCAACGCTAGATTGTTTGAAGGAACTGGAGTTAGAGGATGCTGAGGTTACGCGACTTGGGGTTGACAGAGAAGGTTTAATAGATCTTCAAGAGTTTCGAAAAGCTATTAAAAAAGACACTATTATGGTTTGTTTAATGGCAGCCAATAATGAAACAGGCGTCATTCAACCGGTGGAAGAAATAGCTGAAATATGTGAAGAGAATGGTGTTTTATTTTTCAGCGACGCCTCGCAGTTTGCAGGTAAAGTAAGGTGTGATACCAAGGAAATTGGCTTTTCGGGTATTGCTTTTGGTGCACACAAAATGTATGGACCCGCTGGTATTGGCGTCTTGTACATTCATCAAAAGTATGCCGAGTTAATGGACATAATAAAACATGCCTATACACAGGAGTTGAGTTTGGCGCAAATTGCAGGATTTGGACTGGCTGCCGAAATTAGTTCGAAGAATTACTGGGAAGACAGCGCTCATATTTCGAGATTAAAAAACTATTTCGAACATCAGTTGCTCGACTTGCAGGGCTTAACCATTAATGGCAGTACAAGAACACGTTTGTATAACACCAGCAATATCACCTTTGCTGATTCTGAAAAAGTAATTTTACTCAAAGAGCGTTTTGACTTTGCTGATAACGTAAAAAAACCGTCTTATGTTTTGCAGTCAATGGGTTTGAATGCCGAGGAGATCAAAAATTCTTTTCGTTTTTCATTCGGAAAAAATAACACATTGGATGAAGTGAAGTCTTTTGTGGAAGAAATGTTACGTTAA
- a CDS encoding DMT family transporter has protein sequence MLHVIVFIWGFSPILGRYITANAWQLVWFRILITVGVMFLYLKFTKHSLKISSKHFWQLSGIGLIIMVHWLAFYEAIKVSNVSVTMVAFSTGTLFSSIIEPIFFKRRVRFYELVIGLIIIAAITMIFSIETEYWWGITLGIIAAFTSSLFGVFNSILAHQLKSGVLSFYELSAAVFGLTIFIFVKGDFNSSFFVLDNASVVGILVLSIVCTVFPFIAAVGLSKHISPYTIVLTVNLETVYGIIWAILFFKENQEVKPSFYIGVFIILFAIFLNSYLRKLSDRRMNRIP, from the coding sequence TTGCTCCATGTAATCGTCTTTATATGGGGATTTTCACCCATTTTAGGTCGCTATATTACAGCTAATGCATGGCAACTGGTTTGGTTTAGAATTCTCATTACTGTAGGAGTAATGTTTCTGTATCTAAAATTCACCAAACATAGTCTAAAAATTTCTTCAAAACATTTTTGGCAATTAAGTGGCATCGGTCTAATCATTATGGTGCATTGGCTTGCTTTTTACGAAGCAATTAAGGTGTCGAATGTTAGCGTTACCATGGTAGCTTTTAGTACCGGAACTTTATTCAGTTCTATTATTGAACCAATTTTTTTTAAAAGACGCGTTAGGTTTTACGAATTGGTAATCGGACTCATTATTATTGCTGCTATTACCATGATTTTTTCGATTGAAACAGAATATTGGTGGGGAATTACTTTGGGTATCATTGCGGCTTTCACATCCTCTTTATTTGGTGTGTTCAATAGTATTCTTGCCCATCAACTAAAATCAGGTGTTCTTAGTTTTTATGAATTAAGCGCTGCTGTTTTTGGTTTAACTATTTTTATTTTTGTTAAAGGAGATTTTAATTCAAGTTTTTTTGTTTTAGACAACGCTTCTGTAGTTGGAATTTTAGTGTTAAGTATTGTTTGTACGGTTTTTCCTTTTATCGCCGCTGTAGGACTTTCAAAGCATATTAGTCCCTACACTATTGTTTTAACCGTAAATTTAGAAACAGTTTATGGTATAATTTGGGCCATTTTATTTTTTAAAGAAAACCAAGAAGTTAAGCCATCATTCTACATTGGTGTATTTATCATATTGTTTGCCATTTTTTTAAATTCGTATTTGAGGAAATTAAGTGACCGTAGAATGAATCGGATTCCATAA
- a CDS encoding IS4 family transposase — protein sequence MRTGNHFKNKIISLKERLKELRIYSLSHSCNFQKRRTKKIDPLNLILSFYNCNLNGSFSLSGWAFHLSQLINKPISKQAIFERVDADFINLCRELLNRSFNSKRTVNKFMKKFSNVYIQDSTCIHLPSSLYEFYQGNKTYTGNHSVAKIQVIYNLMKNTFEELMVTSFTRNDQAASADILQYISAGDLIVRDLGYFVLRSLKEILKKGAHFICPLRKDVHLFFPHNNQLIDLKKLLKNKKYLKQTVLLGKEEKVPVTLFAIKLDRKTASYRQKCAIQDRDRRKKLTIEKLHLLGWDVFVSSCADLEPQVIQDIYKIRWHIEIVFKSWKSHLKLEKNIPKRLNRPFIPEAIIYLTLLLTVLFIMPVYRLAIKTFKGISLIKTTRFIVGLMPRSDWTLSQVQLNNSRRLITYETRNRANFTDKVAFLT from the coding sequence ATGCGCACAGGAAACCATTTCAAAAATAAAATTATCTCTTTAAAAGAAAGACTAAAAGAATTAAGAATTTATTCACTTTCTCATTCATGCAATTTTCAAAAGCGACGAACCAAAAAAATCGATCCTTTAAATTTGATTTTGAGTTTTTACAATTGTAACCTAAATGGTTCGTTTTCTCTTTCTGGCTGGGCTTTTCATCTAAGTCAACTTATAAATAAACCGATTTCGAAACAGGCTATTTTTGAGCGAGTTGATGCTGATTTTATAAATTTATGTCGCGAACTTTTAAATAGATCTTTTAATTCTAAGCGCACGGTAAATAAATTCATGAAAAAATTCAGTAATGTTTACATTCAAGATAGCACCTGTATTCACTTACCAAGCTCATTGTATGAATTTTATCAGGGAAATAAAACTTACACAGGTAATCACTCCGTTGCGAAGATTCAGGTTATCTATAATTTAATGAAGAATACATTTGAAGAACTAATGGTTACTTCTTTTACCAGAAATGATCAGGCAGCTTCCGCTGACATCTTGCAATATATTAGCGCGGGCGACTTAATAGTAAGGGATTTAGGTTATTTTGTTTTAAGATCTCTTAAAGAGATTCTTAAGAAAGGAGCGCATTTTATTTGTCCATTACGAAAAGATGTTCATTTGTTTTTCCCACATAACAATCAACTCATTGATTTGAAGAAGCTATTAAAAAACAAAAAGTATTTGAAACAGACTGTTCTTTTAGGTAAAGAAGAAAAAGTACCTGTTACACTTTTTGCAATTAAATTAGATCGTAAAACAGCAAGCTATAGACAAAAATGCGCTATTCAGGATCGTGACAGAAGAAAAAAACTTACAATAGAAAAACTTCATTTATTAGGATGGGATGTTTTTGTAAGTTCTTGTGCAGACCTTGAACCACAAGTAATACAAGATATTTACAAAATAAGGTGGCATATAGAAATAGTTTTTAAATCATGGAAAAGTCATCTAAAATTAGAAAAAAACATCCCTAAAAGACTAAACCGACCATTTATTCCTGAAGCAATTATTTACCTCACCTTACTTTTGACTGTCTTATTTATAATGCCTGTATACCGACTAGCAATAAAAACATTTAAGGGTATAAGCTTAATAAAAACAACAAGATTTATTGTAGGATTAATGCCGCGATCGGATTGGACCTTAAGTCAAGTACAACTTAATAACAGTCGAAGATTAATAACCTACGAAACAAGGAATAGAGCGAACTTTACCGATAAAGTGGCATTTTTAACTTGA
- a CDS encoding S8 family serine peptidase codes for MKKKLTVLILLSICFNLGYSQTVFDKYVDGRVYVKFRKASLKAISHEDPKNIPLAKLGVIKELISKHGITKAHMPFYQVGDDDNLPFILKLEFSKINQVNTLIEDLTQITGVEYAEKVSLNKTDITPNDALFASVNGSTHLNQINAQNAWNVFSGNSNITVAIVDNAVMNTHVDLIGNTYTNTLEAGGITGVDDDGNGYIDDINGYDVAGMDGITSPTALGQDHGTHCAGIAGASSNNSIGVASIGWGIKIIPVKCSFDNSAGSIVDLGYEGILYAVKAKAKIISCSWGNNTGGFSQTEQYVIDYAWNRGCIIIASAGNANTSTPNYPGAYNHVYCVAAVDASDIKWSLSNYGTWVDICAPGNNILSTVPYSGTPAYVSYSGTSMSTPMVAGLAGLMLSKSPGMTRSDVLNCISNTAVNIYSLSGNSSYVSGNLLGAGRIDAFAAMNCAATYSALPPVANFYAFLPNTCPNVSIPFVDSSLYFPTSWSWTFQGGTPATSTSSNPSVMWATPGNYSVSLTVTNGNGSNAKTKLSYVTVSNPQSLPFSEGFQATTFLPTNWVANNIWNDNLYWQRTTTAGGFGTSTACAMFDNFTMNAPGERDEMRTPKFNFSNVANARLRFDVAYARYDATFSDSLEVKVSTNCGTTWTSIYLKGGTGLATKSDQSNQFVPTSTQWRRDTIDISIPTAGQGNVSFSFINRGHYGQPIYLDNINLVFPTPTLNVGTSPTVCIGLPYTFTNTSLSASDYTWSLPGGSPATSTSSNPSVSYATAGNYTFNILGVNGTSTASITRTITVVAAPNISITASPGGSICAGATVTLSASGADSYSWSAGPVNNPIQVSPLVSTIYTVIGSNPGCVNIQTVSVVVGVPNFTVTVTANSTTLCSGSIGTLTATGANSYTWNGLAGPSSIMIAPSTTTTYTIIGSDNSCLVNAFVTVTVIPKPVTAVSFSDALCDGECNGVIDAITASGPGPYSYSLNNSQCTSLPCTNLCAGLYTITTTDNASGCSSMDTFTIESPSPLQSIVSSTNLSCPNCQDGAISVAVNGGIAPYTYNWIPSGGISNTNSQLASGCYTVIITDANTCASSADACIAFNTGIQSPVANSNILIYPNPAKANVSVEFAGFSFDIKLYDALGRLMIDKKSIKDSVDLELREFPRGVYLLEISTGKEKLVKKLVLD; via the coding sequence ATGAAAAAAAAGCTAACTGTTCTGATTTTGTTAAGCATTTGCTTTAATCTTGGTTATTCTCAAACTGTTTTTGACAAATATGTTGATGGAAGAGTTTACGTTAAATTCAGAAAAGCTTCACTAAAAGCGATAAGTCATGAGGATCCGAAGAATATCCCGCTTGCAAAATTAGGGGTTATTAAAGAACTTATATCGAAACATGGTATTACTAAGGCTCACATGCCATTTTATCAGGTAGGTGATGATGACAACCTTCCTTTTATTTTGAAATTAGAGTTTTCTAAAATTAATCAGGTAAATACTTTAATTGAAGACTTAACTCAAATTACCGGTGTGGAATACGCTGAAAAAGTTAGTTTAAATAAAACAGATATTACACCGAATGATGCCTTGTTTGCAAGCGTAAATGGATCAACCCACCTCAATCAAATTAATGCACAAAATGCCTGGAATGTTTTTAGTGGAAATTCAAATATCACAGTAGCAATTGTGGATAATGCAGTGATGAATACACATGTTGATTTGATAGGGAACACTTATACCAACACATTAGAAGCTGGAGGCATTACTGGAGTTGATGACGATGGAAATGGGTATATTGATGATATTAACGGTTATGATGTTGCCGGAATGGACGGGATTACCAGTCCTACAGCTTTAGGTCAAGATCACGGCACGCATTGTGCTGGAATAGCCGGCGCAAGCAGCAATAATTCGATAGGAGTCGCTTCCATTGGTTGGGGTATCAAAATAATTCCCGTGAAATGTTCCTTTGACAATAGTGCCGGAAGCATTGTAGATTTAGGTTATGAAGGCATTCTTTACGCAGTAAAAGCCAAAGCAAAAATCATCTCTTGTTCCTGGGGAAATAATACAGGCGGTTTTTCGCAAACCGAACAGTACGTAATTGATTATGCATGGAATCGCGGTTGCATTATTATTGCTTCGGCTGGCAATGCAAATACGAGCACTCCCAATTATCCCGGTGCGTATAATCATGTGTATTGCGTTGCGGCTGTTGATGCTTCAGATATTAAATGGTCCTTGTCAAATTATGGAACCTGGGTAGACATTTGTGCACCGGGAAACAATATTTTGAGTACTGTGCCATATAGCGGCACACCGGCATATGTTTCGTATAGCGGAACTTCTATGTCCACTCCAATGGTTGCCGGTTTGGCGGGATTAATGCTCTCTAAAAGTCCGGGTATGACACGGAGTGATGTTTTAAATTGTATTTCTAACACAGCAGTGAATATTTACTCGCTGAGTGGTAATTCTTCTTATGTATCTGGTAATTTACTTGGCGCAGGAAGAATTGATGCCTTCGCCGCCATGAATTGTGCGGCTACTTATTCTGCATTGCCTCCTGTTGCTAATTTTTATGCATTTCTTCCCAATACGTGTCCGAATGTTTCCATACCATTCGTAGACAGTTCTTTGTATTTTCCTACTAGTTGGAGTTGGACTTTTCAGGGTGGAACACCTGCAACGTCTACATCTTCTAATCCTTCTGTAATGTGGGCAACACCGGGTAATTATTCAGTTTCATTAACTGTGACCAATGGAAATGGATCAAATGCCAAAACAAAACTTTCTTACGTAACTGTTAGTAATCCGCAATCTTTGCCCTTTTCTGAAGGATTTCAAGCGACTACTTTTTTACCGACCAATTGGGTAGCTAATAATATCTGGAACGACAATCTTTATTGGCAGCGCACCACAACAGCAGGTGGCTTTGGAACAAGTACCGCCTGCGCCATGTTTGATAATTTTACAATGAATGCACCTGGTGAGCGTGATGAAATGCGTACTCCGAAGTTTAATTTTAGCAATGTTGCTAATGCACGTTTAAGATTTGATGTGGCTTATGCGCGTTATGATGCAACATTTTCAGATTCACTGGAAGTAAAGGTTTCCACAAATTGTGGGACTACCTGGACTAGCATTTATTTAAAAGGAGGTACAGGTTTAGCTACTAAGTCTGATCAAAGCAATCAATTTGTTCCTACAAGCACCCAATGGCGTCGAGATACAATTGATATTTCGATCCCAACAGCTGGCCAGGGAAATGTGAGTTTTAGTTTTATAAATCGAGGGCACTATGGTCAGCCCATTTATTTAGACAATATCAATCTTGTATTTCCAACGCCAACTCTTAATGTGGGTACTTCACCTACAGTTTGCATTGGATTACCTTATACATTCACAAATACCAGCCTAAGTGCAAGTGATTATACCTGGAGTTTACCGGGTGGATCTCCGGCTACGTCAACTTCTAGTAACCCGAGTGTAAGTTACGCAACTGCCGGAAACTATACATTTAATATTTTGGGTGTTAACGGTACTTCTACAGCTTCAATAACTCGCACAATTACTGTTGTTGCTGCACCTAATATTAGTATAACAGCAAGTCCTGGTGGAAGTATTTGTGCAGGTGCAACGGTAACATTGAGTGCAAGTGGTGCTGATAGCTATTCTTGGTCTGCGGGGCCTGTAAATAATCCTATTCAAGTTTCTCCTTTGGTAAGTACCATCTACACAGTTATCGGTTCAAATCCAGGATGCGTCAATATACAAACCGTAAGTGTAGTGGTTGGAGTACCAAATTTTACAGTTACTGTAACCGCGAATTCTACAACATTGTGTAGTGGCAGTATAGGAACACTTACTGCTACAGGTGCCAATTCCTATACATGGAATGGTTTAGCAGGTCCATCATCTATTATGATAGCACCAAGTACAACAACAACTTATACGATTATTGGCTCAGATAATTCTTGTCTTGTGAATGCATTTGTTACAGTTACAGTTATTCCAAAACCTGTTACAGCGGTTTCGTTTTCTGATGCACTTTGTGACGGTGAATGCAATGGAGTTATAGATGCGATTACTGCTAGTGGTCCAGGACCCTATTCTTATAGTCTAAACAATAGCCAATGCACCAGTTTACCTTGCACAAACCTTTGTGCAGGTTTATACACAATAACCACAACGGATAACGCAAGCGGCTGTTCTTCAATGGATACTTTTACGATTGAATCACCAAGTCCATTACAATCGATTGTAAGCTCAACAAATTTATCCTGTCCAAACTGCCAGGACGGTGCAATTTCTGTTGCTGTTAATGGCGGAATTGCTCCCTATACATACAATTGGATTCCATCTGGAGGCATTTCCAATACAAATTCACAGCTAGCTTCGGGATGTTATACCGTTATTATTACAGACGCTAATACTTGTGCTTCTTCTGCAGATGCCTGTATTGCTTTTAACACAGGAATTCAAAGTCCTGTTGCTAATTCTAATATATTAATTTATCCAAATCCCGCTAAAGCCAATGTAAGTGTTGAGTTTGCAGGTTTTAGTTTTGACATTAAGTTGTATGATGCTCTAGGACGATTAATGATTGATAAGAAGAGCATTAAAGATTCAGTTGATCTTGAGTTAAGAGAATTTCCAAGAGGCGTATATTTGTTAGAAATATCAACAGGCAAAGAAAAGCTGGTTAAGAAACTAGTACTAGACTAA
- a CDS encoding SCO family protein, whose protein sequence is MKCFRILLLSASLMLVRCNTSEEQKLPVLGNPIIVDGKSVYPKISKFSFINQENQTVNSSDFEGKVYVADFIFLSCSTICPLMNIEMLKVYTAFNDDKRVLFLSHTIDPKRDSIYKLNEFAKNLGVSSKKWYFVTGNEDSIYKMAERDYFTIAYPDSTETDGLVHGGGLLLIDKNKNIRGVYNGTESSETERLIADIKLLLKEQF, encoded by the coding sequence ATGAAGTGCTTTAGAATATTGCTACTGTCTGCATCCTTAATGCTTGTGCGATGCAATACCAGTGAGGAACAAAAGCTTCCTGTATTGGGTAATCCTATAATTGTAGATGGAAAAAGTGTTTATCCAAAAATATCAAAATTTTCATTCATTAATCAAGAAAATCAGACAGTAAACTCTTCAGATTTTGAAGGTAAAGTGTATGTAGCTGATTTTATTTTCCTTTCTTGTTCCACCATTTGTCCACTCATGAATATTGAAATGCTAAAAGTATATACAGCTTTTAATGATGATAAGCGTGTTCTTTTTCTTTCTCATACAATTGATCCAAAAAGGGATAGTATTTATAAATTAAATGAGTTCGCGAAAAATCTCGGTGTATCTTCGAAAAAATGGTATTTTGTTACCGGAAATGAGGATAGCATTTATAAAATGGCTGAAAGAGATTATTTTACAATAGCTTATCCCGATAGCACGGAGACTGATGGGCTCGTGCATGGTGGTGGATTATTATTGATTGACAAAAATAAAAATATTCGCGGTGTATATAATGGTACAGAATCTTCTGAAACCGAACGCCTTATTGCGGATATAAAACTCTTATTAAAAGAACAATTCTAA
- a CDS encoding flavin reductase family protein, which produces MANDTLIKKIKISAIIQETEHAKTFVFECLNGWKPLYKPGQFITLIFYTMTGEKRRSYSISSTPSLNGELRITVKKVDNGEFSRYMLSHLMVGDVLSTSGISGLFILPESISLTNHFCFIAAGSGIVPCFSLIKTILATTSNEVTLIYSNKNKEETIFYEALQTLLEKHATRFKTRFLFSDNNDLYNKRLSKWLLEQLLQEYLGRNIENALFYLSGPHDYMQTVEITLRIQVPKEKIIKENFSSFPRLILPEPPDKNSHHVKIHLNEKVHTIRVQYPKSILAAAKEQNIELPYSCEAGRCSSCVATCTKGKVWMAYNEVLVEKEIEKGRILVCQSFPIDGDAEIVYDIN; this is translated from the coding sequence ATGGCAAACGACACACTTATTAAGAAAATAAAAATTAGCGCGATTATTCAGGAAACAGAACATGCTAAAACTTTTGTGTTTGAATGTTTGAATGGATGGAAGCCTTTATATAAACCCGGGCAGTTTATCACACTCATTTTTTATACTATGACAGGTGAAAAAAGAAGATCGTACTCGATTTCATCCACTCCATCATTAAATGGAGAACTAAGAATAACCGTTAAAAAGGTTGATAACGGAGAGTTTTCCAGATATATGCTTAGCCATTTGATGGTTGGAGACGTTCTCAGTACTTCAGGTATAAGCGGCTTGTTTATACTTCCAGAATCTATTTCCTTAACTAATCATTTTTGTTTTATAGCCGCCGGAAGTGGTATTGTTCCATGCTTTTCATTAATCAAAACAATTCTTGCAACTACAAGCAATGAAGTAACACTCATATACAGCAATAAGAATAAAGAAGAAACTATTTTTTACGAAGCGCTACAAACTTTACTGGAAAAACATGCAACTCGGTTTAAAACTCGTTTTTTATTTAGTGATAATAATGATCTCTACAATAAGCGCTTGAGTAAATGGCTTTTAGAACAATTGCTGCAAGAGTATCTTGGTAGAAATATTGAGAACGCTTTGTTTTACCTCAGTGGTCCGCATGATTACATGCAAACCGTTGAGATTACTTTAAGAATTCAAGTACCCAAAGAAAAAATAATTAAAGAAAATTTCAGTTCATTTCCTCGCTTAATACTTCCAGAACCTCCCGACAAAAATTCACATCATGTAAAAATTCATCTTAATGAAAAAGTTCACACCATTCGTGTTCAATATCCTAAATCAATATTAGCGGCTGCAAAAGAACAAAACATTGAGCTACCCTATAGCTGTGAAGCCGGACGATGCAGTAGTTGTGTTGCAACATGCACCAAAGGAAAAGTCTGGATGGCCTACAACGAAGTTTTGGTAGAAAAAGAAATTGAAAAAGGAAGGATTTTAGTTTGTCAAAGTTTTCCAATTGACGGCGACGCTGAAATCGTTTACGATATAAATTAA
- a CDS encoding Ppx/GppA phosphatase family protein: protein MRIAIIDCGTNTFNLLIVELLDRKRYNKIYSTRVAVKLGEDAINKGYIAPEPFDRGVEAIRIFTEKFIEYSVDKTLAFATSAIRDASNGLAFVEAIFKEFNIEISIIDGNREAELIYFGIREAIELNDQISLIMDIGGGSNEFIIANNKEIFWKQSFNIGAARILEKFKHSNPITEFEKKEIQNYLTKELAPLKIAAKKFTPKELLGSSGAFDSLVDMIHGELAGEPLTDSKTEYTLNIEQYHAISDLVKGSTLEKRKKIKGLLAIRFDMIVISCIMIDHILNLLNIKKIRVSTYSLKEGALAEFIHALGNKTV, encoded by the coding sequence ATGAGAATTGCGATTATAGATTGCGGTACAAATACATTTAATTTGTTGATTGTAGAATTATTAGATCGTAAAAGATATAATAAAATTTATTCGACTCGCGTTGCCGTAAAATTAGGTGAAGATGCCATCAATAAAGGATATATAGCACCGGAACCTTTTGACAGGGGTGTTGAAGCTATTCGTATTTTTACTGAAAAATTCATTGAATATTCTGTAGATAAAACACTCGCATTTGCAACATCTGCCATCCGTGATGCCAGCAATGGTCTGGCCTTTGTAGAAGCTATTTTTAAAGAATTTAATATTGAAATCTCAATAATTGATGGCAACCGCGAAGCTGAATTGATTTACTTTGGAATTAGAGAAGCGATTGAGTTAAACGATCAGATTTCTCTGATTATGGATATTGGCGGAGGAAGCAACGAGTTTATTATTGCCAATAATAAAGAAATATTTTGGAAACAAAGTTTTAATATTGGTGCAGCCCGCATTCTTGAAAAATTTAAACATTCTAATCCGATTACCGAGTTTGAAAAAAAAGAAATTCAAAATTATTTAACGAAAGAGTTAGCGCCCTTAAAAATTGCCGCTAAAAAATTTACTCCAAAAGAATTACTAGGTTCTTCCGGCGCTTTTGATTCTTTGGTAGACATGATTCATGGGGAATTGGCAGGAGAGCCTCTTACTGATTCTAAAACAGAATATACCTTAAATATTGAACAGTATCATGCTATATCCGACCTGGTAAAAGGCTCAACACTTGAAAAACGCAAAAAAATAAAAGGATTGTTGGCAATAAGGTTCGACATGATTGTTATTTCATGTATCATGATCGATCATATTTTGAATCTATTAAACATTAAAAAAATACGCGTCTCCACCTACTCGCTAAAAGAAGGTGCGCTCGCAGAATTTATTCACGCTTTAGGAAATAAAACAGTATAA